A part of Mycolicibacterium sp. TUM20985 genomic DNA contains:
- a CDS encoding UDP-glucose dehydrogenase family protein, whose amino-acid sequence MRISVIGTGYLGAVHAACMATLGHDVVGYDTDAAKVGLLSSGVSPFFEPEFADILVSALATGHLRFTSSADEAIRGARLHFICVGTPQELGSDAADMRYVDAAVRTVADVADCDGLIIGKSTVPVGTAQRLADQLAGDGTRLELAWNPEFLREGFAVQDTLHPDRLVFGVTSEHAEKALLEVYGKIIGDGTPHITTDLATAEMVKVAANSFLATKISFINAMAEICEVANADVVTLSQALGYDERIGPRFLKAGLGFGGGCLPKDIRAFSARAGELGASDALTFLREIDKINMRRRDKVVAVAVGMLGGNFLSKNIAVLGAAFKPNSDDVRDSPALNVAAAMHLKGAAVRVHDPQAIPNARQQFPTLTYCHDIEDACRNTDLIVLATEWDEYRNVDPHHLRTMVRGPRLLDARNAVDYDYWSQAGWQVYALGRGALNAGTTNSSDRRLTQED is encoded by the coding sequence ATGCGGATCAGTGTCATCGGAACCGGCTATCTCGGGGCCGTGCACGCCGCGTGCATGGCGACCCTGGGACACGACGTCGTCGGATACGACACCGACGCGGCGAAGGTCGGTTTGCTCTCGAGCGGGGTTTCGCCCTTCTTCGAACCCGAGTTCGCGGACATCCTGGTATCTGCGCTCGCGACAGGACATTTGCGGTTCACCAGCAGCGCCGATGAGGCCATTCGTGGTGCGCGTCTGCACTTCATCTGTGTGGGCACGCCCCAAGAACTGGGCTCCGATGCGGCCGACATGCGCTACGTCGACGCGGCAGTCCGAACGGTTGCCGACGTGGCCGATTGCGACGGGCTGATCATCGGCAAGTCGACCGTGCCGGTCGGGACGGCGCAGCGACTGGCCGACCAGCTGGCGGGCGACGGTACTCGGCTCGAACTGGCCTGGAATCCAGAGTTTCTGCGCGAGGGCTTCGCAGTGCAGGACACCCTGCATCCCGACCGGCTCGTCTTCGGGGTGACCTCGGAGCACGCCGAGAAGGCCCTGTTGGAGGTGTACGGAAAGATCATCGGCGACGGCACGCCGCACATCACCACGGACCTGGCGACGGCTGAGATGGTCAAGGTTGCCGCGAACTCCTTTCTTGCCACCAAGATCTCGTTCATCAACGCGATGGCCGAGATATGCGAGGTAGCCAATGCCGACGTCGTCACCCTCAGCCAAGCGCTGGGCTACGACGAGCGGATCGGCCCCCGCTTCCTCAAGGCCGGGCTGGGGTTCGGCGGCGGCTGCCTGCCCAAGGACATTCGTGCCTTCAGCGCTCGCGCGGGCGAATTGGGTGCGTCGGATGCGCTGACGTTCCTCCGCGAGATCGACAAGATCAACATGCGCCGACGCGACAAGGTCGTCGCCGTCGCCGTCGGCATGCTCGGCGGTAACTTCCTGAGCAAGAACATCGCCGTGCTGGGGGCAGCATTCAAACCGAACAGTGACGACGTGCGGGACTCACCGGCCCTCAACGTCGCCGCTGCAATGCACCTCAAGGGCGCTGCCGTCCGGGTGCACGACCCTCAGGCCATCCCCAACGCGCGCCAGCAGTTCCCTACCCTGACGTACTGCCACGACATCGAAGACGCGTGTCGCAACACCGACCTCATCGTCCTCGCCACGGAATGGGACGAGTACCGCAACGTCGATCCGCATCACTTGCGGACCATGGTGCGAGGACCTCGTCTGCTCGACGCCCGAAACGCAGTCGACTACGACTACTGGTCGCAGGCCGGCTGGCAGGTGTATGCGCTGGGGCGGGGCGCTCTGAATGCCGGGACGACCAACAGTTCAGACAGACGACTTACGCAAGAGGATTGA
- a CDS encoding YciI family protein, with translation MHYFALLLSPESTYPADPADQAAEMAAYQDFHATAERSIRGGDALLPSATGVRITGGRDQPSVTDGPFAEGAEVAGGYYVFEADDLDQALGLAAQIPAAKYGAVEVWPMAGDGATSPLEGTNWLALLLEPPAVPSAPGSEHWQQLVAQHGEFHAAAGEHVKGGAGLHPPSTTTTVTVRDGKASFTDGPFAEGAEVANGFYVLSATDRDEAVKIASMIPATSVELRQLAGISGL, from the coding sequence ATGCACTACTTCGCCCTGCTGCTCAGCCCCGAGAGCACCTACCCCGCCGACCCTGCCGACCAGGCTGCCGAGATGGCGGCTTATCAGGACTTCCATGCCACCGCGGAACGCTCCATTCGTGGCGGTGACGCACTGCTGCCGTCGGCGACCGGCGTGCGCATCACCGGCGGACGCGACCAGCCGAGCGTGACGGACGGCCCGTTCGCCGAGGGCGCCGAGGTGGCCGGCGGCTACTACGTCTTCGAGGCCGACGATCTCGACCAGGCGCTCGGGCTCGCCGCGCAGATTCCGGCCGCCAAGTACGGCGCCGTCGAGGTCTGGCCGATGGCCGGTGACGGTGCGACGTCTCCCCTGGAGGGCACCAACTGGCTGGCGCTTCTGCTCGAGCCACCGGCGGTGCCGTCGGCTCCAGGCAGCGAGCATTGGCAGCAGCTCGTCGCACAGCACGGCGAGTTCCATGCCGCGGCCGGCGAACACGTCAAGGGTGGCGCCGGGTTGCATCCGCCCAGCACCACGACGACGGTCACCGTGCGCGACGGCAAGGCGTCGTTCACCGACGGCCCGTTCGCCGAGGGCGCCGAAGTCGCCAACGGTTTCTACGTGCTGTCGGCCACCGATCGTGACGAGGCCGTCAAGATCGCCTCGATGATCCCGGCGACGTCAGTCGAACTCCGACAGCTCGCCGGTATCTCGGGGCTGTAG
- a CDS encoding glycosyltransferase family 2 protein — protein MSAVIRALNEGQHIGRLLRGLDQQTVKLDEIILVDSGSTDDTVAIAEAAGCTVVRIAKNEFSFGRALNRGCAAATGDILLFASAHVYPVYDTYVEHLVSAFDRPGVAIAYGRQIGDERTKYSESRVMLKWFPTENIWDQGHPFSNNANAAIRRSVWQASPYDETLTGLEDLDFARKAIASAHKIAYVADAPVVHVHEETWGVIRNRYRREAIAYARIVEGSKMSLPRAVALALTNITGDYLGAARANRLHNNVIGIPLFRLAQFIGTWEGFRQPDHVSERLLERFYYPANSQQQVPTAAPGRKIEYSEGT, from the coding sequence GTGTCGGCAGTCATCCGAGCCTTGAACGAAGGCCAGCACATCGGTCGTCTGTTGAGGGGTTTGGACCAACAAACCGTCAAGCTTGACGAGATCATTCTCGTCGACTCCGGGTCGACCGATGACACCGTCGCGATTGCCGAGGCGGCAGGCTGCACTGTCGTGCGCATTGCCAAGAACGAGTTCTCGTTCGGGCGAGCACTCAACAGAGGGTGCGCTGCAGCGACCGGCGACATTCTCCTCTTCGCGTCCGCACACGTTTACCCCGTGTACGACACATACGTAGAACATCTCGTCAGTGCCTTCGATCGTCCGGGCGTAGCCATCGCCTATGGACGTCAGATTGGCGATGAGCGGACGAAGTACTCCGAATCGCGCGTGATGCTCAAATGGTTTCCGACCGAGAACATCTGGGACCAGGGCCATCCATTCAGCAATAATGCCAATGCCGCAATCCGCAGGTCAGTTTGGCAGGCATCGCCCTACGACGAGACTCTAACCGGGCTTGAGGACCTTGATTTTGCGCGAAAGGCCATTGCGAGCGCCCATAAGATCGCCTACGTCGCCGATGCGCCGGTAGTTCACGTGCATGAGGAGACTTGGGGCGTCATTCGCAACCGGTATCGGCGCGAGGCGATCGCATACGCGCGCATCGTCGAGGGGTCGAAGATGTCTCTGCCACGAGCTGTCGCCCTCGCGTTGACGAACATCACCGGTGATTATCTCGGCGCCGCTAGAGCCAACCGCCTCCACAACAATGTGATCGGCATTCCGTTGTTCAGGCTGGCACAGTTCATCGGCACCTGGGAAGGCTTCCGTCAGCCAGACCACGTGTCAGAGCGGCTCCTGGAGCGGTTCTACTATCCCGCCAACTCACAGCAACAAGTCCCCACTGCCGCACCCGGTCGGAAGATCGAGTACTCCGAAGGCACATAG
- a CDS encoding tyrosine-protein kinase domain-containing protein, whose product MDVRGFVRLLRSRWLIVCVTVLVAVLGAVTVTLLTTPLYQASTRLFVSTTSGASVNELYQGNLFSQQRVLSYTELLRGETLAQRTIDKLGLNTTAESLSANVEATAKPDTVLIEVKVHDESPVRARDIANTLSDEFVGMSRELETPGDGSIPDARVIVEQRATVPAEPVVPNTKRNLLAGLGIGLLLGVGLAVIRDRLDNTVKDQETLEEITKTGLVGTIPLDKERREHPSISFENDNSAIAESFRKLRTNLQFLAVDNPPRLIVVTSSLPGEGKSTTAINIALALAEGEHNVVLVDGDMRRPMLAKYLDVVGTVGLSTVLSGAATLSEVLQKTSTPGLTVLASGPTPPNPSELLGSLAAQKILSELRSQFDYVIVDSSPLLAVTDAAILATSADGVLMMARYGQTKREQLAHAVRNLEGVGVSPLGTVFTMTPHRGNDYYSYSYSYYSEATPKQAAGTSGKRGRRRRSDT is encoded by the coding sequence ATGGATGTACGGGGCTTCGTAAGGTTGCTGCGTTCCCGTTGGCTCATAGTCTGCGTGACGGTGCTCGTTGCGGTACTCGGAGCAGTGACCGTCACGCTTCTCACAACGCCTTTGTATCAGGCGTCCACCAGGCTTTTTGTGTCGACAACATCCGGTGCCTCAGTGAACGAGCTGTACCAAGGGAATTTGTTCTCGCAGCAGCGCGTGCTCTCCTACACGGAGTTGCTCCGAGGCGAAACCTTGGCGCAGCGCACCATCGATAAATTGGGACTAAACACGACCGCGGAATCGCTGAGCGCCAACGTCGAGGCTACTGCGAAACCCGATACGGTTTTGATCGAGGTGAAGGTCCACGACGAATCGCCCGTTCGAGCGCGTGACATCGCAAATACGCTGTCCGACGAATTCGTCGGAATGTCACGCGAACTGGAAACGCCGGGTGACGGATCGATCCCCGACGCGCGCGTGATTGTCGAACAGCGTGCAACTGTTCCTGCAGAACCTGTGGTTCCGAACACGAAGCGCAACCTTCTCGCCGGACTTGGCATTGGTTTGCTGCTTGGCGTGGGCCTTGCAGTGATCCGAGACCGACTGGACAACACCGTGAAGGACCAAGAAACCCTTGAGGAGATCACCAAGACTGGTCTCGTAGGCACGATTCCGCTGGATAAGGAACGTCGGGAACATCCGTCGATCTCCTTTGAGAACGACAATTCTGCAATCGCTGAGTCCTTTCGCAAACTTCGCACCAATCTCCAGTTTCTCGCCGTTGACAACCCGCCGCGTTTGATCGTCGTTACGAGTTCTCTGCCGGGCGAAGGTAAGTCAACGACCGCCATCAACATTGCTCTCGCGTTGGCGGAGGGTGAACACAACGTGGTGCTCGTCGACGGCGACATGCGGCGTCCCATGCTGGCCAAGTATCTCGACGTAGTCGGCACCGTCGGATTAAGCACAGTACTGAGCGGGGCCGCCACGTTATCGGAAGTGCTTCAGAAGACGAGTACACCGGGGCTGACCGTTCTCGCCTCAGGACCGACCCCACCAAATCCGAGCGAGTTGCTCGGATCCTTGGCGGCGCAGAAGATTTTGAGTGAACTGCGCTCGCAATTCGACTACGTCATCGTGGATTCTTCACCTCTTCTTGCAGTCACCGATGCCGCCATTCTTGCGACCAGTGCCGATGGTGTCCTTATGATGGCCCGATACGGGCAGACCAAACGAGAGCAACTCGCGCATGCGGTCAGGAACCTAGAGGGTGTGGGCGTTTCACCTCTCGGCACGGTATTCACGATGACGCCTCACCGCGGAAACGACTACTACAGCTACAGCTACAGCTACTACAGCGAAGCCACACCAAAGCAGGCCGCTGGCACCAGCGGCAAACGTGGCCGCCGGCGCCGTAGCGACACGTAA
- a CDS encoding RNA polymerase sigma factor, translating to MPNLDGVFRREWGPAVAALARWSGDLTVAEDAVQEAFADALRTWPRDGVPDNPGGWVVAVARNRALDRLRRESSRPGRELAAVMDNAWARVDGVPVHPVRDDELRMMFTCAHPALDGASQLALTLRLISGLTVPEIARALLQSEAAVGQRITRAKAKIRGANIPLRVPPAELLSDRVPHVLACIYSVFTEGYWSTAGPSAIRDELCDEGIRLAGEMCALMPNERDAQALAALMQLHDSRRATRVDDAGALVPLDEQDRSAWDRGKITRGLERLRLAEGSTGAYLPQAVIAAAHATAPSFSETDWPLICLAYDRVISLTNSPVATANRALAVGFRDGFDAGLRALDEVADDPRLARSGTVASIRADLLRRAGQLTEAAQWYRLALERNGSEPARVFLRRRLVEMG from the coding sequence ATGCCCAACCTGGACGGCGTGTTTCGACGCGAGTGGGGTCCGGCCGTCGCGGCGCTGGCCCGCTGGTCGGGCGACCTGACCGTCGCCGAGGACGCCGTCCAGGAGGCCTTCGCCGACGCCTTGCGGACGTGGCCGCGGGACGGCGTGCCGGACAACCCCGGCGGCTGGGTCGTGGCGGTCGCCCGCAACCGGGCTCTCGATCGGCTCCGCCGCGAATCGAGCCGACCGGGAAGGGAACTCGCCGCCGTGATGGACAACGCGTGGGCCCGCGTCGACGGCGTGCCGGTGCATCCCGTGCGCGATGACGAGCTGCGGATGATGTTCACGTGCGCCCACCCTGCCTTGGACGGGGCGTCGCAGCTCGCGTTGACGCTGCGCCTGATCTCGGGGCTGACGGTGCCCGAGATCGCGCGGGCGCTGTTGCAGTCCGAGGCGGCGGTGGGGCAGCGAATCACGCGGGCCAAGGCCAAGATTCGCGGCGCGAACATTCCGCTGCGGGTGCCGCCCGCCGAGCTGCTATCCGACCGCGTCCCGCACGTGCTGGCGTGCATCTACTCGGTGTTCACCGAGGGCTACTGGTCCACGGCTGGCCCGTCGGCGATCCGCGACGAGCTGTGCGACGAAGGCATCCGCCTGGCCGGCGAGATGTGCGCGTTGATGCCCAACGAGCGCGACGCCCAGGCGTTGGCGGCGCTGATGCAGCTGCACGATTCGCGGCGCGCGACGCGAGTCGACGATGCTGGGGCGCTGGTGCCGCTGGACGAACAGGACCGGTCGGCATGGGACCGTGGAAAGATCACCCGCGGACTCGAGCGGCTGCGGCTGGCCGAGGGGTCGACGGGCGCCTATCTGCCGCAGGCGGTGATTGCGGCGGCGCATGCGACGGCGCCCTCCTTCTCGGAGACCGACTGGCCGCTGATCTGTTTGGCCTACGACCGAGTGATCTCCTTGACCAACTCCCCCGTCGCGACGGCCAACAGGGCGCTGGCGGTCGGGTTCCGGGACGGTTTCGACGCCGGTCTGCGCGCGCTGGACGAGGTGGCCGACGATCCGCGCTTGGCGCGGTCGGGCACGGTGGCGTCGATCCGGGCGGATCTGCTGCGCCGGGCGGGCCAGTTGACGGAGGCTGCGCAGTGGTACCGGTTAGCGTTGGAGCGCAACGGGTCCGAGCCGGCGCGAGTATTTCTGCGGCGGCGGCTGGTGGAGATGGGGTGA
- a CDS encoding phosphoglycerate dehydrogenase produces the protein MSLPLILVTCRQMQVELPRHRQRIEDLGFEVLAPDLNGRQQFTARDLLEYRSHLVGIIAGDDELDREFFDGATRLTTVIRWGIGMDSVDHEAAREHGVTVRNTPGVFGYEVADSAFGFILNLVRGYLSIDAAVRRGEWPKVEGITLAGARLGVVGFGAIGREIAKRGVGFGMDVVAFDPYVPAEAAQAAMVDLESLLATSRFIVLACPLTPETYHLIDADRLALVSPDAYLVNVARGPVVLESDLIDALRNGQLAGAALDVFEVEPLPLTSELRTLPNVMLGAHNASNTREGVVRASNTAVEFLLEELAP, from the coding sequence ATGAGCCTGCCGCTGATTCTGGTCACATGCCGCCAGATGCAAGTCGAGCTTCCACGACATCGTCAACGGATCGAAGACCTCGGGTTCGAGGTCCTGGCGCCGGATCTCAATGGCCGTCAACAGTTCACTGCGAGAGACTTACTCGAATATCGGTCTCACCTGGTAGGAATCATCGCCGGCGACGACGAGCTTGACCGCGAGTTCTTCGACGGTGCAACGAGATTGACGACCGTGATTCGATGGGGCATCGGAATGGACTCGGTTGATCACGAAGCCGCTCGAGAGCACGGGGTGACCGTTCGCAACACGCCCGGTGTCTTCGGCTACGAGGTCGCCGATTCGGCATTCGGCTTCATCCTGAACCTCGTGCGAGGTTACCTCTCCATAGATGCCGCAGTCCGGCGCGGCGAATGGCCGAAAGTGGAGGGGATAACGCTTGCGGGCGCGCGACTCGGAGTGGTGGGTTTTGGCGCGATCGGACGTGAGATCGCCAAACGCGGTGTGGGGTTTGGCATGGATGTCGTCGCCTTCGACCCATATGTCCCCGCTGAGGCGGCGCAGGCGGCGATGGTTGATCTCGAGTCGCTGTTGGCAACCAGTCGCTTCATCGTGTTGGCCTGCCCGCTGACACCTGAGACGTACCATCTGATAGATGCCGACCGTCTGGCCCTAGTGAGCCCGGATGCCTACCTAGTCAATGTGGCAAGGGGGCCAGTTGTTTTGGAATCTGACCTCATCGATGCTCTCAGGAACGGTCAGCTGGCCGGAGCCGCTCTCGATGTCTTTGAGGTAGAGCCCCTCCCCCTCACTAGTGAACTCCGGACGCTACCGAACGTGATGCTCGGCGCACACAACGCATCGAACACTCGCGAAGGAGTCGTCCGCGCCAGCAATACTGCCGTCGAATTCCTTCTCGAGGAGCTGGCGCCTTGA
- a CDS encoding IS30 family transposase — protein MSTGWSASRAAREVGVNERTARDWRDGIRRVGKTRVHPDGTVTDYATGTRYTRPVNSTMSRRMGEAHAPEVDDRYLSLQDRLAIADGLQAALTLTVIAAGIGKHTSTVSREVRGRSIGGLYLPYRAHNAAAVDRARPKQSKLVTNQKLRQAVDDGLSLRHSPEQISHRLVKDFPDDESMRVSHETIYQALYFQARGGLKREVAQALRSGRTRRKPHRAPGARTHRFTDPMIMISERPAEIADRAVPGHWEGDLIVGELNKTAIATLVERATRYTLLVHLPDGHDAEAVRDGLIATISTLPAHLRGSLTWDQGAEMARHKQFSMATDMAVYFCDPASPWQRGTNENTNGLLRQYFPKGTDLSVFGPEDLEHVSQQLNGRPRKTLGWDTPAERLRDLLMTT, from the coding sequence CTGTCGACGGGCTGGTCAGCCAGTAGGGCTGCGCGCGAGGTCGGGGTCAACGAGCGCACGGCCCGCGATTGGCGCGATGGGATCCGCCGAGTGGGCAAGACACGTGTTCATCCCGATGGCACGGTCACCGATTACGCGACCGGCACGCGGTACACACGGCCGGTGAATAGCACCATGTCCCGCAGGATGGGCGAGGCCCACGCACCTGAAGTCGACGACCGGTACCTGTCGTTGCAGGACCGTCTCGCGATCGCCGACGGTCTCCAGGCCGCCCTGACGCTGACGGTGATCGCTGCCGGGATCGGCAAGCACACTTCGACGGTGTCGCGTGAAGTTCGTGGACGCAGCATCGGCGGGTTGTATCTGCCGTATCGAGCGCATAACGCCGCCGCGGTCGACCGGGCCCGACCCAAGCAGTCCAAACTGGTCACCAACCAGAAGCTGCGCCAGGCGGTGGACGATGGGCTCTCGCTGCGCCACTCGCCCGAGCAGATCTCCCACCGCCTCGTCAAGGACTTCCCGGACGACGAAAGCATGCGGGTGAGCCACGAAACGATCTACCAAGCGTTGTACTTCCAAGCCCGCGGTGGTCTGAAACGTGAAGTGGCTCAGGCACTTCGATCAGGCCGCACACGTCGCAAACCGCACCGCGCACCGGGTGCGCGTACCCACCGGTTCACCGACCCGATGATCATGATCTCCGAGCGGCCGGCCGAGATCGCCGACCGCGCCGTGCCGGGGCATTGGGAGGGAGATCTCATCGTCGGTGAACTGAACAAGACCGCGATCGCCACCCTCGTCGAGCGAGCGACTCGCTACACGCTGCTGGTGCACCTGCCCGACGGCCACGATGCCGAAGCCGTCCGCGACGGCCTGATCGCCACCATCTCGACGCTGCCAGCACATCTTCGAGGATCGCTGACCTGGGACCAGGGCGCAGAGATGGCTCGGCACAAGCAGTTCTCGATGGCCACCGACATGGCGGTCTACTTCTGTGATCCGGCCAGTCCCTGGCAGCGCGGTACCAACGAGAACACCAACGGCCTGCTGCGTCAGTACTTCCCCAAGGGCACCGACTTGAGCGTGTTCGGGCCCGAGGACCTCGAACACGTCAGCCAGCAACTCAACGGCCGCCCACGCAAAACGCTCGGCTGGGATACTCCAGCCGAGCGTCTGCGTGATCTACTAATGACCACTTAA
- a CDS encoding PE-PPE domain-containing protein, with amino-acid sequence MRRIIRSIGVLFVAMLGVVGLAIASAFSAALAFGAVALIVPGTGTPNANIVPGYTQQARDRYLTTTACGPKGGLQCQGSDLQGINYPATFFPLFIFNNWCTLQRCNTWDDSVGQGTAALNAAIDTALHGAGNGGQDVVVFGYSQGGAVVADSLNGYIRNLSDADKARVEVVTIGGIENPDGGFWQRLAFLRYIPILNISFNPPMTSPGVNYTSYGFEYDPVVNAPRYWGNPFALLNALAAFENVHGYYLPPNGNAPTDTLPFGYTDETLATAINCTQSPSNCRYGSGNTYITIPALTLPIYNLLLGIAPGPLKTVLQPLVNLLTPVTRLLIDLGYNYSGDPSVPTPLSVLPFDPFTFNPIDFSIKFVQAIVQGIQDATNGGPATLQAPVVQPLVASTFAARSVSAESTDSVAEGTTTPVALDAPVGTTADVPQGAGDHATNDGTAAQAAEQAAADKAAAAEKEAADKAAGEKEAADKEAAAKAAADKVAAEKEATEKAAAEKAAADKEKDAATQAAADKAKEAAENAKDAGAAGSGDKGADAGTTSTTETETGTGDTEQKAA; translated from the coding sequence ATGCGTCGCATCATTCGTTCCATTGGCGTTCTCTTCGTCGCGATGCTCGGTGTCGTCGGACTGGCGATCGCCTCGGCGTTCTCCGCCGCGCTGGCCTTCGGCGCCGTCGCGCTGATCGTGCCCGGTACCGGCACCCCGAACGCGAACATCGTTCCGGGCTACACGCAGCAAGCGCGCGACCGCTACCTGACCACCACGGCCTGCGGCCCGAAGGGCGGACTTCAGTGCCAAGGCAGCGACCTGCAGGGCATCAACTACCCCGCGACCTTCTTCCCGCTGTTCATCTTCAATAACTGGTGCACGCTTCAGCGCTGCAACACCTGGGACGACTCGGTCGGCCAGGGTACGGCCGCCCTCAACGCCGCTATCGACACCGCGCTGCACGGGGCAGGCAACGGTGGCCAGGACGTCGTCGTCTTCGGCTATTCGCAGGGTGGCGCGGTCGTCGCCGACTCCCTGAATGGCTACATCCGAAACCTGTCCGACGCGGACAAGGCCCGCGTCGAGGTCGTCACGATCGGCGGCATCGAGAACCCCGACGGTGGGTTCTGGCAGCGCCTCGCGTTCCTGCGGTACATCCCGATCCTCAACATCAGCTTCAACCCGCCGATGACCTCGCCCGGGGTCAACTACACCAGCTACGGGTTCGAGTACGACCCGGTGGTCAACGCACCCCGGTACTGGGGCAACCCCTTCGCGCTGCTGAACGCCCTCGCCGCGTTCGAGAACGTGCACGGCTACTACCTGCCGCCCAACGGCAACGCGCCCACGGACACGCTGCCCTTCGGATACACCGACGAGACGTTGGCAACGGCGATCAACTGCACGCAGAGCCCGTCGAACTGCCGCTACGGCAGCGGAAACACCTACATCACGATTCCCGCGCTGACGTTGCCGATCTACAACCTGCTCCTCGGCATCGCCCCGGGGCCGCTGAAGACGGTGCTGCAGCCCCTGGTCAACCTGCTGACGCCCGTCACCCGACTCCTCATCGATCTGGGCTACAACTACAGCGGTGATCCCAGCGTGCCCACGCCGCTGTCGGTCCTTCCGTTCGACCCGTTCACGTTCAATCCGATCGACTTCTCGATCAAGTTCGTTCAGGCCATCGTGCAGGGCATCCAGGACGCCACCAACGGGGGACCGGCGACCCTCCAGGCGCCGGTCGTCCAGCCGCTGGTCGCGTCGACCTTCGCCGCGCGCAGCGTCAGCGCGGAGAGCACCGACTCAGTCGCGGAGGGCACCACGACGCCGGTCGCCTTGGATGCACCCGTCGGCACAACCGCGGACGTGCCGCAAGGCGCCGGCGATCACGCGACGAACGACGGCACCGCAGCGCAGGCTGCGGAACAAGCGGCGGCGGACAAGGCGGCTGCTGCGGAGAAGGAGGCCGCTGACAAGGCCGCTGGCGAGAAGGAAGCCGCTGACAAGGAGGCTGCCGCCAAGGCCGCGGCCGACAAGGTGGCTGCTGAGAAGGAAGCTACTGAAAAGGCCGCTGCCGAGAAGGCCGCCGCCGACAAGGAGAAGGACGCCGCTACGCAGGCTGCGGCGGACAAGGCCAAGGAAGCCGCAGAGAACGCCAAGGATGCCGGGGCCGCCGGCAGTGGCGACAAGGGTGCCGACGCAGGCACGACGTCGACCACCGAAACCGAGACGGGCACCGGAGACACGGAGCAGAAGGCGGCCTGA
- a CDS encoding acylneuraminate cytidylyltransferase family protein: MNCTVAVVPMRHNSERVPGKNYRHLGGVPLYHHVVRTLSEVAEIDLIVIDTDSEFIIDDCAECFPDVRVLLRPEHLRDGAIAMNDVLMNTLNQVDADIALQTHSTNPFLKAETVSGALRKFKERDGAFDSMFSVTRLQARLWDAECQAVNHDPSVLLRTQDLAPLFIENSCFFIFTPDLLRERGNRVGALPLMVEMAPLEAIDIDTEEDFAMAAAIAASIEVNR; the protein is encoded by the coding sequence ATGAACTGCACCGTCGCCGTCGTCCCAATGCGCCACAACAGTGAGCGCGTCCCGGGCAAGAATTACCGCCACCTCGGTGGAGTTCCGCTGTACCACCATGTAGTCCGTACGTTGAGCGAGGTAGCCGAGATCGACCTCATAGTGATCGACACGGACAGCGAATTCATCATCGATGACTGCGCCGAGTGCTTCCCGGACGTGCGGGTGCTCCTCCGACCTGAGCACCTTCGCGACGGCGCTATTGCAATGAACGACGTGCTGATGAACACGCTCAACCAAGTCGACGCCGACATCGCCCTACAGACTCACTCCACGAATCCGTTCTTGAAAGCTGAAACCGTGTCTGGCGCGCTGAGAAAATTCAAGGAACGCGATGGCGCATTCGACTCCATGTTCAGCGTCACACGATTGCAAGCCCGACTTTGGGACGCCGAGTGCCAGGCAGTCAACCACGACCCCTCGGTCCTCCTCCGCACGCAGGATTTGGCGCCGCTGTTCATCGAGAATTCATGCTTCTTCATCTTCACTCCAGACCTTTTGCGGGAACGTGGAAATCGGGTCGGCGCTCTCCCTCTCATGGTCGAGATGGCCCCCCTAGAGGCAATCGACATAGATACCGAAGAGGATTTCGCAATGGCCGCAGCCATTGCCGCGAGCATCGAGGTCAACAGATGA